The following coding sequences are from one Nicotiana tomentosiformis chromosome 3, ASM39032v3, whole genome shotgun sequence window:
- the LOC138908447 gene encoding uncharacterized protein translates to MASQYKTPAAPPVGVVQPLVVAQAGDMPAMSSEALLRLDKFTKLFPVHFSSTPFEGPQDYLDHCHEVLRNMGIVETNKVDFVVFQMMGSAKRWWRDYMLTGPAGSPALTWEQFSRLFLEKFLPITLREDYRRQFEGLQQGSMAVT, encoded by the coding sequence atggcttcCCAGTATAagactccagcagccccgccagttggggtagttcagccactTGTTGTGGCACAGGCTGGTGATatgcccgccatgtcttctgaggctttattgaggttggacaagtttactaagctctttccagttcacttcagtagtaCACCTTTTGAGggcccacaggattatcttgaccactgccatgaggtgttacggaacatgggtatagttgagaccaataagGTCGATTTTGTAGTATTTCAGAtgatgggttccgccaagaggtggtggagggaTTATATGTTGACcggaccagctgggtcgcctgcattgacttgggagcagttctcacggctatttctagagaagttcctccctatcacattgagagaggattatcgCAGGCAATTTGAGGGTCTCCAACAGGGCAGTATGGCTGTTACTTAG